The DNA window GTTCACAGCACAACGTCAGTGGGAGAACAGCAGTGACCAACACCGAATCGGTGCCCGGCGCGGCCAAGAAGACGACAGCGCGCAAGACGACGGCGAAGAAGGCGGACCCCGAAATAATCGAGGTACGCAATCCGGGTACCGGCGAGGTCGTCGGCACCGTGCCGAACGAGAGCACGGAAGCGGTCGCGGCCAAGATCCGTGAACTGCGCCTGTACCAGCCGGAATGGGAGGCCATCGGCCCCGACGGCCGCAAGGAATGGCTGCTGAAACTGCAGGACTGGATCATCGACAACACCGAACACCTCGCCGATGTGCTGCAGGCCGAGGCGGGCAAGCCCAGGGTGGACGCGCTGATCGACCCGGCTTTCTCCACCGACCTGATCGGCTACTACGCGCGCCGAGCCGCGAAGTTCCTCGCCGACGACCACCCGTCGCCGCACAGCCCGCTGGCCCGGGTGAAGAAGCTGACCACGGTGTACAAGCCGTATCCGGTGGTCGGGGTGATCACGCCGTGGAATTTCCCGCTGGCCATGCCGGTGATCGATGTGATCCCGGCGCTGGCCGCCGGTGCGGCGGTGGTTCTCAAGCCGTCCGAGGTAACCCCGCTCTCGGCGGTCGAATTGGCAAGGGCCTGGGCCGAAATCGGTGCGCCGCCGGTGCTCGCCGTGGTCACCGGCGCGGGTGCGACCGGCGCCGCGGTGGTGGACAACGCCGACTACATCCAGTTCACCGGCTCGACGGCGACCGGCCGCAAGATCGCCGCCGCCTGCGTCGAGCGGTTGATCCCCTACAGCCTGGAGTTGGGTGGTAAGGATCCGGCCATCGTGCTGGCCGACGCCGATCTGGATCGGGCCGCGCACGGCATCGCCTTCGGTGGCATGTTCAACTCTGGCCAGGTCTGCATTTCGGTGGAGCGGGTCTACGTCGAGGCGCCGGTGTACGACGAGTTCGTCGCCAAGCTGACCGATGCGGTCCAGAATCTGCGCCAGGGCCTCGACGGTCGCGAGCCCGAATACGATGTCGGCGCGCTGGCCAACGAGAACCAGGTCCAGATCGTGCAGCGGCACGTCGAGGAGGCCATCGCGGCGGGCGCCAAGGTGACCACCGGCGGCAAGCGGACCGGTGTCGGCACCCTGTTCGAACCGACCGTGCTCATCGATGTCGACCACACCATGTCCTGCATCACCGAGGAGACCTTCGGCCCGACCCTGCCGGTGATCAAGGTCGACGACGAGGCGGAAGCCGTTCGGCTGGCCAATGATTCGATCTACGGACTGTCCGCCTCGGTCTGGACCGGGGACAAGGAGCGCGGCGAGCGGGTGGCGCGCGAACTCGATGCCGGCGCGGTGAATATCAACGACGTCTTCGTCAACCTGTTCAGCTTCGCGCTGCCGATGGGCGGCTGGGGCCAATCCGGTGTCGGCGCGCGCTGGGGCGGCCCGAACGGCGTCCGCAAATACTGCAGGCAAAAGGCGATCACCACGCCGATCCTGCCGACCCAGCAGAAGGAACTGCTCTGGTTCCCATATCAGATGCCGAAGGTGCTTTTCGGGCTCGGCGCGATGCGCGCGGCGGGGGCCCGCGGTCTGCGCCGGATCGATATCCCGGCAATTCTGAAACTCAAGGGCGGGAACAAGTGAGCGAGCACAGCGAGCGAGCCATCGACACAGCACGCCCCGTCGTGACGGAGCCGAGCGCCAGCGAGGCGCAGTCATGACGGACGCGGCGAGAATTCGCGGCAAGGTCGTCGTCATCACCGGTGGCGCGCGCGGCATCGGGCTGGCCACGGCGACCGCATTGCAGGCGCTCGGTGCCAAGATCGCGATCGGCGATATCGACCAGACCACGGTCAAGGAGTCGGGCACCGCCCGCGATTTCGAGCTGTACGGCAAGCTCGATGTCACCGATCCCACCTCGTTCGAAAACTTCCTCGACGAGGTCGAGCGCACGGTCGGCCCGATCGATGTACTGATCAACAATGCGGGCATCATGCCGACCGGCAAATTCGCCGATGAACCGGACCAGATCACTCGCCGAATCCTCGATATCAATGTCTACGGCGTGATTCTGGGCTCCAAGCTGGGCCTGGCTCGCATGTTGCCGCGCGGGCGCGGGCACGTCATCAATATCGCCTCACTCGCCGGGGAGACGCATATTCCGGGCCTGGCGACCTATAACGCCAGCAAGCACGCGGTGCTCGGCTTCACCGACACCCTGCGTGCGGAGTACCGGGGTTCGGGCGTCGCGTTCTCCTCGGTGCTGCCGACGCTCACCAATACCGAGCTCGGATCCGGGGTGAGCGGACCGAAGCTGCTGCGCCCGGCCGAACCGGAAGAGATCGCCGACGCCATCGTCGGCCTGATCGCCGCGCCGAAGTCCAAGGTCCGGGTGACCGCGGTGGCCGGATTCCTCTCGCAGCTGGTCAATCTGCTGCCCGAACCGGTGGCCGACGGCCTGGCCAGGGCGTTGGGGTCGAGCAACGCCTTCCTCGATGATGTGGACGCGGCCAAGCGCAAGGCCTATGAGGAGCGGGCGCGCAGCCTCTGAGCAAGTGCCGAAGGCGCCGTGGTCGCGGATATTGCGACCGCGGCGCCTTCGCGTATTTCGGATACGCCGACCGGGTCGAAAACCGCTGCACGGCGGCGGCCGTTGACCCACTCGAACGAGATCACAAACACAATTGTGATGAATATCACTATAAATAGCCGCTGCAGCCCCTGATCCGTTGCGGGCCGGTTTCTGGGCGGTGACCGGCCACACTGTGACACCTTCGAAACGGGTGCGCCATCGCCCCCCGAACCGCATCGTTGCTGGTCATACGCCCAATTAACTTGCGCACGGGACCTCGGGTCGCGAGTGCCGGATATTCGCACACTCGATGGTGCAAATGACCATGACAGGCAATATGCTGTCTCTAACAAACCTGCCGACTGTTTCGGCTGCCGTATCCGAACTTTCCGGCCTCATAAGGCTGGAAATTCAGGACTGATTCTGATAGCAAGGGGCTATGGACCCGCATTTGCGCGACCTGCGGTATTTCGTCGCCGTCGCTGAGGAACTGCACTTCACCAACGCCGCGCAACGGCTGCACATCGCTCAACCCACCCTGTCGCGTCAGATTCGTCAGCTGGAACGCCAGCTCGACGTGGTCCTGTTCGACCGCAACCAGCGCAGTGTCGCGCTGACCGTCGCGGGCAAGGAACTACTCGAAGGCGCCCGCAAGATCCTGGAGCTGTGGGAAGTCACCCATGTCTCGCTGCAGGAGGCGGGCGAGGTGCTGCGCGTCGGCATCCAGTCCGCGCTCGGCCGCGGACTGCTCAATGACTTGGAGAGCGCGAGCGGGCACCGGCTCGCCCTGCACGCCGCCTCCTGGACCGACCCGTCCAGTGGGCTCGCGGGCAGGCAGGCCGACTTGGCGCTGGTTTGGCTGCCGCTACCGGATCCCAACCGGTACCGCTGGCAGGTGCTGCGCACCGAGCCGCGCTGGGTGCTGCTGCCGGAGAACCACCCGCTGGCCGATAACGACACGATCGACTTCGCCGACCTGCTCGACGAGCCGTTTATCGCACTGCCCACCGAAGCGGGTGCGGTGCGCGACTTCTGGCTGGGCAACGACGCCCGCAACGGCCGCCAGCCCAAGATCGGCGCCGAGGCGGCTACCCCCGAGGACAAACTGGAGGCCGTGAGCCTCGGCCTCGGCGTCTGCCTGCTCGCGGAGAACAATGTGCCGATGTATCGCTGGCCGGGCCTGACCGCCCGCCCGCTCAACGGCCTCGCCCCGTGCGAACTCGCGGTCGCCTGGCGCGCCGACGACAACCGGCCGACCATCCTCGAATTCGCCGGCCGCGCGACAGCCGGCGGCTTCTCGGTTCAGCAGCAGCACCAACCCGCGGTCGCTAGCTAGTCGCTGACCGTTCGTTTCCAGGGGTGGATCGACTCGAGTTGCGCGGACAGGCGCAGCAGGGTCGATTCACTGCCGGGCGGGCCTGCGAGCTGGGCGGCGACCGGGGTCTTGGATCCCGGGTGCATACCCATCGGGATCGATGCGGCGGGCCAGCCGACCATATTCCACAGCGGCGTGAACGGTGAATAGCGGGTGCTCGTAATAACATTCGCGAGCCAGCCCAACGTATGCCAGGCCCTGGCCCGGGGCGGCGGAGCGGCGAGCGTGGGGGTGATCACCACGTCGTAGCGCTCGAAGAATTCCAAAAGTCGCGCCTCCACCCGGTCCACCTGGGCCGGGCGCACCAGGCGCAGACGTCGGACGATCCGGCCGAGAGCGAGGTGTCGGCGGGTGCGCGGCTGCAGTCGTTCGGGGCGCACGAGCGTCGCGGCCTCGCGCGCGCCGAACGCCAACCAGCGCAGACCGACCGAGATGATCGATTCGCCGTAGGGCAGTGTCGCCGGTTCGACGACGTGTCCGGCCGCGATGGCGGCCGAGGCGGCGGTGTGAGCTGCCGCGGTCCAGTGCCGATCGACCCGGAACAAACGCGACGGTGGTGCTAGGGCTAGTCCGATCCGTAGTCGGCCCGGTGGATCCAACTCGGCTAGGTCCGGGCGCGCGGCCAGCACCGACAGCGCGAGCGCCGCATCGCCGACCGTCGTTGCGAGCACACCGTTTTCGACCATCCCGGACCAGGAATCGACGCCTACCTCGGCAGGCACGGTATGCCGCCCCGGCTTGATACCGAACACGCCG is part of the Nocardia sp. NBC_00565 genome and encodes:
- a CDS encoding aldehyde dehydrogenase family protein is translated as MTNTESVPGAAKKTTARKTTAKKADPEIIEVRNPGTGEVVGTVPNESTEAVAAKIRELRLYQPEWEAIGPDGRKEWLLKLQDWIIDNTEHLADVLQAEAGKPRVDALIDPAFSTDLIGYYARRAAKFLADDHPSPHSPLARVKKLTTVYKPYPVVGVITPWNFPLAMPVIDVIPALAAGAAVVLKPSEVTPLSAVELARAWAEIGAPPVLAVVTGAGATGAAVVDNADYIQFTGSTATGRKIAAACVERLIPYSLELGGKDPAIVLADADLDRAAHGIAFGGMFNSGQVCISVERVYVEAPVYDEFVAKLTDAVQNLRQGLDGREPEYDVGALANENQVQIVQRHVEEAIAAGAKVTTGGKRTGVGTLFEPTVLIDVDHTMSCITEETFGPTLPVIKVDDEAEAVRLANDSIYGLSASVWTGDKERGERVARELDAGAVNINDVFVNLFSFALPMGGWGQSGVGARWGGPNGVRKYCRQKAITTPILPTQQKELLWFPYQMPKVLFGLGAMRAAGARGLRRIDIPAILKLKGGNK
- a CDS encoding SDR family oxidoreductase; its protein translation is MTDAARIRGKVVVITGGARGIGLATATALQALGAKIAIGDIDQTTVKESGTARDFELYGKLDVTDPTSFENFLDEVERTVGPIDVLINNAGIMPTGKFADEPDQITRRILDINVYGVILGSKLGLARMLPRGRGHVINIASLAGETHIPGLATYNASKHAVLGFTDTLRAEYRGSGVAFSSVLPTLTNTELGSGVSGPKLLRPAEPEEIADAIVGLIAAPKSKVRVTAVAGFLSQLVNLLPEPVADGLARALGSSNAFLDDVDAAKRKAYEERARSL
- a CDS encoding LysR family transcriptional regulator yields the protein MDPHLRDLRYFVAVAEELHFTNAAQRLHIAQPTLSRQIRQLERQLDVVLFDRNQRSVALTVAGKELLEGARKILELWEVTHVSLQEAGEVLRVGIQSALGRGLLNDLESASGHRLALHAASWTDPSSGLAGRQADLALVWLPLPDPNRYRWQVLRTEPRWVLLPENHPLADNDTIDFADLLDEPFIALPTEAGAVRDFWLGNDARNGRQPKIGAEAATPEDKLEAVSLGLGVCLLAENNVPMYRWPGLTARPLNGLAPCELAVAWRADDNRPTILEFAGRATAGGFSVQQQHQPAVAS
- a CDS encoding amidase, with product MPRESGLSRGPASAIAAGVRDGSLTPIETVEAALDRIAAGNRKTNAFTVVRSAKARAEALALAQRSDLDVLPLAGVPIGIKHNIAVEGEATLAGSTATDTSPAAADHPVVRRLRAAGAIVVGLTAVPELGLWGTTESEGRISRNPWNSARSTGGSSGGSAAAVAAGLVPVAHGNDGLGSVRIPAACCGVFGIKPGRHTVPAEVGVDSWSGMVENGVLATTVGDAALALSVLAARPDLAELDPPGRLRIGLALAPPSRLFRVDRHWTAAAHTAASAAIAAGHVVEPATLPYGESIISVGLRWLAFGAREAATLVRPERLQPRTRRHLALGRIVRRLRLVRPAQVDRVEARLLEFFERYDVVITPTLAAPPPRARAWHTLGWLANVITSTRYSPFTPLWNMVGWPAASIPMGMHPGSKTPVAAQLAGPPGSESTLLRLSAQLESIHPWKRTVSD